From one Amycolatopsis sp. FDAARGOS 1241 genomic stretch:
- a CDS encoding TetR/AcrR family transcriptional regulator, with protein MTAEATRPMRADAKRNYDRIVAIAKEAFAEHGVDVPLDDIAKRAGVGAGTLYRHFPTREKLVEAVYRDEIDQLASRAAVLAGELPPFEALEAWLEEQVEYVIERHGLAAALKASIDSGSETFVWCQTRLRTACSDLVTRAQSTGALRPDVTGVDVLRLGHGLGTAAKNASEDDKARLMKVMLDGLRG; from the coding sequence ATGACGGCGGAAGCGACGCGGCCGATGCGCGCGGACGCGAAGCGGAACTACGACCGCATCGTGGCGATCGCGAAGGAAGCCTTCGCCGAACACGGCGTCGACGTGCCGCTCGACGACATCGCCAAGCGCGCCGGCGTCGGCGCCGGCACGTTGTACCGCCACTTCCCGACGCGCGAGAAGCTCGTGGAAGCCGTCTACCGCGACGAGATCGACCAGCTCGCGTCGCGCGCCGCGGTGCTCGCCGGCGAGCTGCCACCGTTCGAAGCGCTCGAGGCGTGGCTGGAGGAGCAGGTCGAGTACGTCATCGAGCGCCACGGCCTGGCCGCCGCCCTCAAGGCGTCGATCGACTCGGGCTCCGAGACGTTCGTCTGGTGCCAGACCCGCCTGCGCACTGCGTGCAGCGACCTGGTCACCCGCGCGCAGTCCACGGGGGCGCTGCGCCCCGACGTCACCGGCGTCGATGTCCTGCGCCTCGGCCACGGCTTGGGCACCGCCGCGAAGAACGCCTCGGAAGACGACAAGGCCCGCTTGATGAAGGTGATGCTCGACGGCCTGCGCGGGTGA